The genomic region TTTATGGATAAACTACCAATGGCTGTGGAAACACAACAAAATCTCGCAAATAGAATATGCTTATGGCTGTGAATACATAGTAAAAATCttgcatataaaatttatctttagCTGTGAATACACAACAAAAATCTCGCAGATAGAATCTGCCTCTGGCTGTGGATACACAACAAATTTGCAAATAGACTACCGATGGTTGTGGCTTGCACAGCAAATTTGCAGATAAACTGTCAATGCTTCCTTTATACATATTTTCCCACCTCATACAATGTAATATGATATGCTTATAACAGATCAatacaataacaattaaaatgctTATAATAGATCAATACGATAGAAATTAATATGCTTATGACAGATCAATACGGTAGCAAtttgtaacctccccaacccaACCTAGACGTTAGACCCGAATTCGAAAGACTACATCAGCCACCGAGATGGCCTAGCAAGGTTATCGGAGTTtttgaaaacaattattttaaaatgtttaattaatttagttgaaaacttagCTTCAATGCCGATTTATTATTATTCCCCAAGGTTTTAATTATCACCTAGCAACAGAAAAGATGGTATTGACTtatgtatttaataaaaatcgagGTTCATACATACTAATTAATCATTATAGCATAATATCTTAAGAGTTCAATTGGAATTCCACggttaatgaataaataataaaatattttaaaggaaacaaagaatattaatgagacttaaaatattaagaaaaatgaaagtaaGTTGAGTCCCTTCGGATGACACGCCCGCGTCCTAACCTGGGGGGTCATCTGAAAGGATGAAAATTTAAGGGGAGAAAGCTTTGACACTCAATGTGAGTTCATTTACAGTCAAATCAATGCAAATAGGTGTTAAGACACAATAAGTAGCATTgcataaaataatcataaatggCACTTCAGTACAGAgtatagattttttttcaatGCAATCATCTTTAGTATATAAGAGCTCACAATAATCATATTCAAAACAACCAGTTTCTTATATTTTCCCACATTAATCATATTCATATGCACATGTATAttttcacacacatatataaatgtatatgccacaaaatataatttccaGAGTTGTATGCATATGATCTATAAAATGCCATACAATTTCGAGTTTAAACAGAATATATCCCACCccaccgctacacaccataatgGGAGTTCTTTAGAACTCCCTTCTCCAACACACTGAGATGTGGATATACCACTACGGGTTCGCAGATAGTAACTTTCATTTAGTTGTAGACACACAGCAAGTTCTTGTAGTAAGAATCTGCTTTCGTATATGGGTTCGTAGTAATAAATACTATAAATGAAACCTGCTTTTAGCTGTAGATTTTACAACATAATCTTACCATTGGAATCGGCCTTCGGGTGTAGATACACATCAATACCTACAGATGGAATCTACATTCGTCTGTGTGTGCAAAacaaaattgattaatataaataaactaacaaACTTCTTCCTATCAAAACGTCCCAACCGATAGAATATGATAGTATTTAATTTACTAACACATGACAAACCAGTAGCAAAGTCATGCTTTTTCATGTATTCGTGTTTCAATATCACAAGGCATGTCATTCATACAATTGCAAGCATAAATACAGAAGtaacatatattattcaaaattcatgcaattattcataaatataaataaataccacAATATTTCGATCAATCATGAATTTTAACATGCTTTCTATCATCAGGGAcctaattgaataatttaattcagtAAATATAGTTTAGAACTTCTTTAGGGACTAATctgatcaaaacataaaattatgggTCAAAACTGTAGCAATTTGAGTTACAAAGGTCACACAATCATGTGACCGGATTGTGTGGGAAGCTCTAGACTGTGTGGAGGACACGACCGTATGGCTAGGCCACGTGAGAGATTGTGGTCGTGTGGTGTTTCGAAAAATTAACCTACAGGGAAGACATGGCTTTTAGGGGTGGCATGGTCATATATTGGGTCGTGTAGTCCACAGAGTGGCCCACATGCCTATGTGGTTAGCTGTGTGGTTTGGGCTAGGCTCGATTTTGCCTCgattttcttgtaaaagaatAAACACCTAACTTCCGGGGTTTCGAGTGACGATTCTCGCATACAAATTCGATCCAAAAAACCTACAATGAGTTTTTCAGATGACATTTACACTagaattaaagattattttcaAGATATTTGGGAACTCGTAAAAGATTCGTAATCGAGTTGAAAGATTAGCTAGAACGATGAAACCTCAAAATTTATgggttttacaaattaataacaAGAATACTTACCGGTGTTTTGATGAGAATTCAAAGATCAATGACGATAGTTTCAACAATCGTTGGATGAACGAGTTAGATTGTGAATTGATTTCGATTTGGGTTTTTAAGAAATCAATTTTCTAGCAAAGATTGCAAAACTTTTATGAAAGGAAAAAGGAGAAATAAAAAggatgaaaaatttaaagaaagaaaataaaagagtttaattTAGGGTTGCAAATGATTTAAAATCAATGTATAATTAAGAAAAGTATTTAAACACCTAGGATTTCAAAATTAGAGGAGCTGGTTGGGCAAATAGCCCTTCTTTCCGTCCaaaaaaggaaatggaaatgagagtAGTGCATCTTGAATTTAGGGACAAGGGGGAATGAAAGGCCTTACCACTTGGGTTGTTGCCCATTCTTAGCTTATTTCTAccacatttaatatatatattagattgaGTTTGTTCTTTAgttgttgaaaaaaataaaagaaaatgagaatagTGGGGTTTGAACCTTGGTTTTCTAGGCATTATACTAAGCTCTTAACCATCAAGAATAAGACTCATTTcttggttattttattaattttaaccctatgtattttggggtgttacacaattaatatgtattttggcTGTGTTGGGAGGCTCAAATTATGTGAGAAGTAGAGTTTTAGGGTTTCAAtagggacatggtcgtgtgatcCACATGGGctagccacacgcccgtgtggtaggccgtgtgcgACTGGGCAGTTTCAAATTTTGACTAGATTTTTCATAAAAGAACACACAACGATGGTTCTCATGTCCAAGTATGATCCGGATTACCTACACGAGTCTTTCTATTGGCAAAACGCAAGAATTAATGAcgaattttaagatttaagggGGTTTGACAATATCATAAAAGATCTGTAATAGATGAAAGATCTAacgaaaataatgattttctaaaattgatGAGATCTAGCTATTGGGAACTTGAAAAACTTATCAACCTTGATagaaatttagaaattgatGGCACGAAATTCAATGACTGATGATAACGATTCGATCTAGACTTGATTGCAAAGTTAAGATTCAGGAGCTAGATTTCCAGTAAAAACTTTGAGAGAATTTTTCGAAAGAGGTATTGTAGAGAAAATTGAGAAGAAATAGGGAGAATGAAGGTTTCAATTTGGGTTATAATCAAATAGGAAATCCTAATTGTGCTAGGAAAGTGGTTTATTAGTTGAACTTTGGAAAAAATAAGGGTTGTTTAGCAATTAACTCTTTTTGGccaaaatcaaggaaaaaataaaagaaagaaactgaCACCAATATGACTTAAGCCTCTACTCAAAAGGGATGGAAAGGATGAAGCTTAGCTATTGGACTAATAGCGGccatattttaccataaataatacataaactGTTTTAACATTGGTTCCTTAAgtgtagaaaaataaaagggaaaagtGAAAAAGGCAAGATTTGAACCTTAGTTCTCTAGAGATTTTATTAAGCTCTTAACCACAaatgctaaaatgtaatttaagtaaattttaaaattctaacctcctaatttttggggtgttacacctacGTTTTTGTTCACATTTCAATAATTTGTTAATTCTATCTGCAACTTGTAAGgtttaacaatttaacaaattatcCCCCATTTATTTGTCACGGTGACATATTTACACATTTCTACTTTCATATCCCATTTCATGACTCCTTCACATACACCAAAATTATTCTTATTAGTAACTCTATGGCAACCAAAAtacacataatatatattattagttaataagACATTTCATAACCAATCATTTCTACTTCGACTTTATCAATGAATTATATCAACACCTTTTAAACATATTTACTCATCATTTTCATATGTATATCAGTAATTCATTATTTCCACATCTTAATCCAAGGAAATTTCCTTACATTCATACACAtacttattttcatattaatgtcacaaatatttttttattaatcttctCAATATGTTAGAGTAGGAGTAATGGTATCCAATGGTACTTACACTACTTCTTAACCACTAGGtcaataattttcttatttaacaAATGCACAATGATAACCTTATAAATCGGGGCATGACTACTCTCTATTTTCACAAATCTGATTCTTCTAACCCGATTTTCGATGTGTGacatattaaaaaacaaagaatttggtaatcttgataaataataAGGTCTCGAGGCTTTTTTGCTTAATTTGAGTGATAGCTTTCACCTATGTGAAGGTATGCTTTAAATATCACCCATCTTTTACtcaacttcaattatttttgttcCGATTGTATCCTCACCCAACAACCACATATTACAAGTACAACTGTTCATGGGTTGGGTGACTCACCTGACCGCGTCAGCCTAGTCCATCATTTCTTGTCCTCGGGCCAACTAACTCGCCTagaatttaaatcaaatgattttttaaaatacttttatttaatttaaattataaaatatatagatattaataaaaatattttttattaatttaaaaagtattattttattattttatatatttaatataaatttaaaaaattatacagTTATGTAGGTacttttttgagaaaatatattttattatattaaaattaaaattataagtattattttataaaaacaatatattaatattattatataatttaattaaattaataaaaattatatgcaaatatataactaaaaatattaaaatatataattttgaaacttGAATCTTATTTAACATAATACTTCCGTTTTACATAAGCGTAACAAACGTAACATAAAGGGGTTTATTTGTAGTTTACTGACAAGCAAATTTGGTGGTatagaaattctttttatttcattatttaaatgatGCATTTAAAAGTATTGATAAAAGTATGAATGgcatgttaatttaaaatttgtatttattcataaatttaatatttataatgaatactaatattttttataaatttaatttattaataaagaaACGATTGAgacaatttaaacatatataaataattgcAACATTATTGGTAGAGAGAGGAGTACTGGGAGAAAGCAGAAAAGATTGAATAAATTTAGACTATAAGGTTGAACAAATGAATAAGTTTGAGAAagtattttagaaataatttttaaagtcaGAAGTTGAAAAAgttgtatttatgtgttttgttgaaaaattctTATGTTTGACGTCTCAAAATGTTTCTTAGCTTTTGGcatttatttagataaataaaaaggaatataTCTATGTTTGCCCTCTCTTCTTTTCAAGCTTTTCATTGGattttatcatcctaatcaAGAAAGCAATTTTTTAATCagcatacatatttttaaataaattctaattttcagtttgatataataaaattagtaaCACTTTTGGTTAAAAccttattttgcttaattttatgcatttaccttttcaattcatcaaatacatacatatatatatatatatatatatatatatatatatatattattcaccaaaaacatacatatatacatttatatagaTCAGTTGACTTATGAATTGAGTAGTtgaaccattttttatttttttaatattttttaaattttaatgttttatttaattgaactagATGGGTCAGTCAAACTGGTTGAACTAATGAACTAGTGGCCTGATCAGTTCGACCATGCACGATTCTAAAAACATTGGTTAGAATATTTCATACTGACATATGCTAATAGTttgataatgaaattttgatttcatagTATCTAACTATACTAAAATTTTtctgataaaaaagaaaactatacTAAACTTTTCAAGGTCTAAACTAATGTACAGTAttagagataaaaaaaattatcaataaaaaggaGAGGATCCCGCAGTTATCATTTTATTTGTGGAACATCGAGAGcattttattcaacatgaaaatgaccataatgatttgataattatttcCATTATTCAACAATTGGTGTGATGCCATGTTCATTATGATTgtagggtttaaattttttatattatttatatattatttatgaattttataagttttttaattttaaatatttttattaatttgataaattttatataagttttatgatttttataagttttaagtttataagaattttaataatttttaatgtttaatatttttatgattttaatgaatttttataagttttaagattttttacattattataaaattttaaatatttttattaattttataattgatttgaattattatattttataatatttataagtttatatcaattttaatatttttaaatatttaataattttatgatttttaatatttttatgagataatattagattaaatcaaaatctaccaCATGCCACATCTGTTTGGtccattaatttattttaatgatcaATGTGATCAATCACGAGTTTTATTAATGGAGGAGTTTCATTAACTATTTTAATgaagaacaaaatttaattgGATACGAGTTGAATAAagatatttaatcaaaatttcccAATTTCTTAAAAAGTGTTCATTTAGATATAAGCGCTTATTAAAACCATTAATATCGCTACATGATAGGCACAAACATGCCGAGATGAACCACACAAATTTGAGAAACAGAGTCACAGCACAACAAAGCACACAACAGGTTAAAAACACATGCTGCAAACCGCAAATTCCCTGGATCGTAGACTAAAGGAAAGGAGTTGGCCAGTTTGTCAGCTTCCTCAAATCCAAAATTCGTCATCAAATCGGCACCGGATCAACCAACAGTGAAGTAATCCCAGCCTTTGTAACATTTCCGACGTGTGTATAACCATCTCCTTCTTTGTAAAGGAAATCCATAACCTTCGCAAGATTGAGAACGCAAGTAAGGACTGGAAATGGAGCCCTAGCTGGCTTAAACAACAACTCCTGGTTTATATCTTTCCAAGCAGTATCAATTAGCTTCTTTAAGTCTTCACATGCCTTTTCTTCTGAAACTCCATGTTGCTTCATGTAGCATTCAACCGCCGATGCACAATGTCCTCTCTCTTGCTCAAACTGCATGCgcccataattttttatttttttatttattttcatgcaaatccaaaatcaaacattatGCAATCTAACATTTGAGACGATTAAAGTAGTAAGAAATAAGAGTACAATAGCTGGTACCTTGTGTGAGACGATATCATCCATGAGACGGCTAATCATCGAAGAAGCTCTTACGATCTTAGGGTTGTTAGATGCCCAATTGAAGGTTTCTTCTGTAACGACGTCTCCCATTCCAACAAAAGATGTGATTGCAACCATGGGGTAGCCAGAAGTTACTAAGCCAATTTTCATGTACTCTTCTACCGTCGGTACGTAGTTTTCATGGTACCATTTGGCCTCAATAAAATAAGCTTGAGATAATTGTTTCAtctgaaaattgaaaagaaaaaaaaaagatatatacaCAGAAATTATCTCTtttgaactaaataaataatgataaatgaaaaaaaagggttttattAATGTGAATTTACTTCTTCTTTTGCGTATTGGACTCTGTATGATTTTCCTTGCTTGGTCATCACTTTCTCCATTTCTTCATAAAGATCTAAGAGTGCTTTGTAGTAAACTTTCATGTATGCTGGGAGCCCATCAATAAAGCTGGTATCCCAcctgaaattaaaatttaagattcaGTCAAATTCTAATTGTTTGAAGACATAGAATAAGTTAATATTGTAATACTGTAAACATAGATACTGCAGACCTCTCAATCGCATTTGTAAAGAGTTCAAGTTCTTCATATGTGCCATGTACATCATATATGTCATCCATGGTTGATGCCATGACTATTGCTTTTGTCATTATCTCTCTTGCAAAGGAATATTGGGGTTCAAAGTACACTCCTAATATCCAAAAATAACATTCAACCAATCTATCTCGTGCAAAAGGTAGTTTTGTTGCAAAATCTAGATCTTTCCACCACCTGAAATTATATAAACCATTAcctcaaaaattaataattattggaGAAATTTTCAAGAGATATTTCATATGAGGATTAGTAAGTAGCAATCACTTAGAGATCTTGCTTAGTTCTTCCTTGTGCAAATTTTGTAATAAGTTGAAATCCAACTTTGCGAACTTCAATAACGTCTTGTCATGTGAATCATCTTCTTGATATAGGGAAATGTACTGCCTTGCCTCTAATCTTGGCAAAGTCTTACGAATTGGTCGTTTCAGGGCATGGGAGACTAGTGCTGAAAGGGGACGCTCAATGCCAATTCTTTGGGCAAGCTCTAGATGACTGGTGGTGAAAGCAAGTGCTTCATCTAGTATATGCTCTCCATGAACAAGAAAATGACTCGCTTCATATAATTCTAGCAAGCCTTTGACATCACTTGTTAAGGATATCTTGAAATTTCCTTTGTCATCTTTGAAATTGTTGAATATTTCTGTTCGATTAAGGAATTGTacatatagaaattaaatcttaattctttaactttcattaaatatataaatatcttttatagAGTGCATAGAGTAGATAAATTTACCAGATTGAGCATTAAAACCATTCTCTCTAAGCAATCGAAATTGAAGAGAAGTATACTCAAGAGTTTGGTCAGCTTTGTATTCATGGTGATGGAAATTAGTCTGTAAAGCATCCTCTATCTCTTTTTCGAAAAGGTAACTCACACCTAAGCGTTTTATTGTAGCAATTAAATGGCATTTTTGAGACGACCCATCAGTAGCCACCATAAGCATCCTCGTTATTTCTTGTTTCAGTTCTTCGTATTCTTGCCGAGTTGCAGTATCTATTTTCTGCATAGTTTTAATTAAGGCTCATAagaatatcataaaaataagtttacgGGTGGCAATCACTTTCATTCGTActcacatgcacacacacacacacacagaagaaattaaaacattaatatatttgtatttgcaTGCAAACACATCTATATATGAATCATCTGCAAGCACATGTAATTGTTTACCATTTTGGAGGGACATGAAAGGAAAATATCACCCCAAATACTAGGATGATAGTTGACGGAGCGACGATTGACGTTGGACATGGAAGACATTTCTCTACCTAgtaattgagtttgaaaagtaCACTATAAAAATGAGACGATATCTTCTTGTTGTGATATTCACAACGAGCTCCTACGCTGTTGTATTTATAGAGATATATCTGTCAATTACCAAAGTTTTGCTGCATTTTCCATTTCCACGTTTTTGTCAATTAGTTCAAGGTGGAACCTGAATGCTATTGGCTTGAATTGACCCTCCACCTAATTGAATTGTTTACTTACAAAAATGTTCCATGAGAAACACCAAatacaattttcttttactttcaagtTCCCCTTTACACGCTTCaggatatttcttttaataatttctttatggaataatattcaatatattatcaATGCATACGTCtaatttatcataataaatCATGATAAATCACTTAAGCAATAAGTAAAATAGAGTAAATATTCGAAGATTAATAAGTAAACACCAATTAAtaagtcgattgagtcttagctcaattGGTATCGATATTGTTGTCGATGAAGGAAAATGTGGGCTCGAGTGcgttgaagtgcattatcctcttatttaaaagttaaggagggattatataattttatgtattatatcaAAAAGTATTAATGAAGTAACTTACTACTATTcattaatgataaattaaacttatacaTACAAtgataatacattaaatattatttcatgaaaatttattaaaaactttcTTAAAtggaaagtaaaagaaaatacttTTTGGTGTTTCTCACGAAAACCTTatgtaagtaaaaaaaaatttaaatcagtGGATCAATTCAAGCCAATAGCATTCAGGCTCCACCATGCACTGATTGACAAAAACGTGAAAATGGAAATTGCAGTAAAACATTGGCAATTGACAAACATATCTCTAAATATAACAGCTTAGGAGCTTTTTGTCTCACACCAAttgtccattttttaaaaatatcacaagaagaaaaaaaattttttgggggaaattttaaaaaccccttttaaaaaaaaaaccgaaaaaaaaaatttttttttaattaaagggTTTTCCCTTTTTGgggatttaaaaaaatttggaaggGCCCGGGATAAAAAAGGGTTTGGAAAAGGGGGGGAAAAAggaatttaaaagttttttgggggccaaaaaaaaaatttttaaagggtttAAACAGGGGAAATTGGGGTTTCCCCCTTTTTggggttttttcctttttccaaaaaattttagggttggtttttaaaaggtttttttgttgaatttttaaatattctgttatttttaaattaattaaatttttttttgtttaaggaatttgaaaattttttttccctttaaaagTTTAAAGGGCCCCGGGggaaaaattttttattttaaaccaaatttggGGGGAAGATTTTTGGGGTGGGgggggttttattttttaaaaacaattggGGGAAGGTccctttgggtttttttttaatttttaaaaaaaccaaagggggtttttaaaaaaaatttttggggggaaaaaaaggttttcttaatttaaattttcccttttttccctttttatggGAAAACCGGGGCCAAACCCCCccaattttttttcccttaaaggGGGGAAAAAAGGAATTTTGGGAAAACccctttttggttttttaaattttttttttt from Gossypium raimondii isolate GPD5lz chromosome 1, ASM2569854v1, whole genome shotgun sequence harbors:
- the LOC105786735 gene encoding (-)-germacrene D synthase, which translates into the protein MSSMSNVNRRSVNYHPSIWGDIFLSCPSKMKIDTATRQEYEELKQEITRMLMVATDGSSQKCHLIATIKRLGVSYLFEKEIEDALQTNFHHHEYKADQTLEYTSLQFRLLRENGFNAQSEIFNNFKDDKGNFKISLTSDVKGLLELYEASHFLVHGEHILDEALAFTTSHLELAQRIGIERPLSALVSHALKRPIRKTLPRLEARQYISLYQEDDSHDKTLLKFAKLDFNLLQNLHKEELSKISKWWKDLDFATKLPFARDRLVECYFWILGVYFEPQYSFAREIMTKAIVMASTMDDIYDVHGTYEELELFTNAIERWDTSFIDGLPAYMKVYYKALLDLYEEMEKVMTKQGKSYRVQYAKEEMKQLSQAYFIEAKWYHENYVPTVEEYMKIGLVTSGYPMVAITSFVGMGDVVTEETFNWASNNPKIVRASSMISRLMDDIVSHKFEQERGHCASAVECYMKQHGVSEEKACEDLKKLIDTAWKDINQELLFKPARAPFPVLTCVLNLAKVMDFLYKEGDGYTHVGNVTKAGITSLLVDPVPI